The Helicobacter pylori genome includes a window with the following:
- a CDS encoding restriction endonuclease subunit S — MDALMLPLPKDWEAVKVEDIFEIITDFSAAGSFAQQSQMVQYTNDRTNYAQLIRTTELKNGFNNTNAIYINKEAFEFLWRVNLNSDAIILPNIGINCGEIYYVDIKKLIHKHNALAPNAILIRTKKANLKFLFYAFLDTWFQKQLINIITSSVQPKFTKTDLRDLLIPLPPLNEQIAIANILSDVDRYLYNLDALILKKESVKKALSFELLSQRKRLKGFNQAWQRVRLGDICEFGNGGAYETLIVENGDFKLISLNSVDIDGNLKNTMKRVNFYDNSLKQGDIVMVLSDVAHGDFLGLCAVIPSNDYVLNQRMGRLRIRNDCINILFLRLYINANQKYFKMQGQGSSQLNLSKKAIEDFEILLPPLNEQIAIANILSGLDNEITSLKNKKRQFDNIKKALNHDLMSAKIRVLKK, encoded by the coding sequence ATGGACGCATTAATGCTGCCCTTACCAAAGGATTGGGAAGCGGTAAAAGTAGAAGATATTTTTGAAATCATCACGGATTTTTCAGCTGCTGGATCCTTTGCACAACAAAGTCAAATGGTTCAATACACAAACGATAGAACAAATTATGCACAACTAATACGAACAACCGAATTAAAAAATGGTTTTAACAATACAAATGCTATTTATATCAACAAAGAGGCGTTTGAATTTCTGTGGCGTGTTAATCTTAACAGCGATGCAATTATATTGCCAAATATAGGAATAAATTGTGGAGAAATTTATTATGTGGATATTAAAAAATTAATTCATAAACATAACGCATTGGCACCAAATGCCATTTTGATAAGAACAAAGAAAGCCAACCTAAAATTTTTATTTTATGCTTTTTTAGATACATGGTTTCAAAAACAATTAATAAACATTATAACCTCATCAGTACAACCAAAATTCACTAAAACTGACTTAAGAGACTTACTAATCCCCCTACCCCCTCTAAACGAACAAATCGCTATCGCTAACATTTTAAGCGATGTGGATCGTTATCTTTATAATTTAGACGCCCTCATTCTTAAAAAAGAGAGCGTTAAAAAAGCTTTAAGCTTTGAACTATTGAGCCAAAGAAAACGCTTGAAAGGCTTCAATCAAGCTTGGCAACGAGTGAGACTTGGGGATATATGTGAATTTGGCAACGGAGGAGCTTATGAAACCCTAATAGTAGAAAATGGAGATTTTAAACTAATAAGCTTAAATAGTGTTGATATTGATGGCAATTTAAAAAATACAATGAAACGAGTTAATTTTTATGATAATTCATTAAAACAAGGTGATATAGTCATGGTTTTAAGCGATGTTGCTCATGGGGATTTTTTAGGACTTTGTGCAGTTATTCCTAGTAATGATTATGTGTTAAATCAACGCATGGGAAGACTTAGAATAAGGAATGATTGCATCAACATTTTATTTTTAAGATTGTATATTAATGCAAATCAAAAATATTTCAAAATGCAAGGTCAAGGTAGTTCGCAATTGAATTTATCCAAAAAAGCCATTGAAGATTTTGAAATCCTTTTACCCCCTCTAAACGAACAAATCGCTATCGCTAACATTTTAAGCGGTTTGGATAATGAGATCACAAGCCTTAAAAACAAAAAACGCCAATTTGACAACATCAAAAAAGCTTTAAACCACGATTTAATGAGCGCTAAAATCAGGGTTTTAAAAAAATAA
- the thyX gene encoding FAD-dependent thymidylate synthase has protein sequence MEVICKHYTPLDIASQAIRTCWQSFEYSDGGGCKDKDLIHRVGNIFRHSSTLEHLYYNFEIKGLSRGALQELSRHRIASLSVKSSRYTLRELKEVESFLPLNETNLARAKEFLVFVDNEKVNAMSVLALENLRVLLSEHNIKNDLAKYAMPESYKTHLAYSINARSLQNLLTLRSSNKALKEMQDLAKALFDALPCEHQYLFEDCLKH, from the coding sequence GCACTATACCCCTTTAGACATTGCGAGCCAAGCGATCCGCACTTGCTGGCAGAGCTTTGAATACAGCGATGGCGGAGGCTGTAAGGATAAGGATTTGATCCATAGGGTGGGGAATATTTTCAGGCATTCTTCCACTTTAGAGCATCTTTATTACAATTTTGAAATCAAGGGTTTGAGCAGGGGAGCGTTGCAAGAATTGAGCCGGCATAGAATAGCGAGCTTGAGCGTGAAATCAAGCCGCTACACTTTAAGGGAATTGAAAGAAGTGGAGAGCTTTTTACCCCTTAATGAAACGAATTTAGCGAGAGCCAAAGAGTTTTTAGTGTTTGTGGATAATGAAAAAGTGAATGCAATGAGCGTTTTAGCTTTGGAAAATCTCAGGGTTTTATTGAGCGAGCATAACATTAAAAACGATTTAGCCAAATACGCCATGCCGGAGAGCTATAAAACGCATTTAGCGTATAGCATTAACGCTAGGAGCTTGCAAAATTTATTGACCTTAAGAAGCAGTAATAAAGCCTTAAAAGAAATGCAAGATTTAGCCAAAGCCTTATTTGACGCTTTACCTTGCGAGCATCAATATTTGTTTGAAGATTGCTTGAAGCACTAG